From one Cyanobacterium stanieri PCC 7202 genomic stretch:
- a CDS encoding hypothetical protein (PFAM: Protein of unknown function (DUF2993)~KEGG: cyt:cce_0443 hypothetical protein~SPTR: Putative uncharacterized protein), whose protein sequence is MNSKKKSEIIARFLTPAIKFWIRNQVESITQLEVEIDAGDKQILSGKINQVYLSANEANYQGIFINQASVSTEDIAVNLGGILRGKPLKLLHPIFVSGDIVITAQELQKSLESSLLIQGLQDVVKLILENQRLENILEKYHIQWKNINIENQQVTIQGNINNNLKKVNNTLNITSNINIQEKQKLLLTDIKIEGIPELNNLTINDLIIDLGNEVAISELTISPHKIHCTGKIKVVS, encoded by the coding sequence ATGAACAGTAAAAAAAAATCAGAAATAATTGCCCGTTTCCTAACCCCTGCCATTAAATTTTGGATTCGTAATCAAGTAGAATCCATCACTCAATTAGAGGTTGAAATAGATGCAGGAGATAAACAAATTTTATCGGGTAAAATTAACCAAGTATACCTAAGTGCAAACGAGGCAAATTATCAGGGAATATTTATTAACCAAGCCTCTGTTAGTACCGAAGATATAGCAGTTAACTTGGGTGGTATTTTACGGGGAAAACCACTCAAACTATTACATCCAATTTTTGTATCAGGAGATATAGTTATCACCGCCCAAGAGTTACAAAAATCTTTAGAATCTTCTTTATTAATTCAAGGATTACAAGATGTAGTGAAATTAATATTAGAGAATCAAAGACTAGAAAATATTTTAGAAAAATACCATATTCAGTGGAAAAATATAAATATTGAAAATCAACAAGTTACGATACAAGGAAATATTAATAATAATTTAAAAAAAGTAAATAACACATTAAATATCACCAGCAATATTAACATTCAAGAAAAACAAAAATTACTCTTAACTGATATAAAAATAGAAGGAATCCCAGAATTAAATAACCTTACCATCAATGACTTAATTATTGACTTAGGTAATGAAGTTGCCATATCAGAATTAACCATTTCTCCTCACAAAATACACTGCACAGGAAAAATAAAAGTTGTTAGTTAA
- a CDS encoding ribosomal large subunit pseudouridine synthase B (PFAM: RNA pseudouridylate synthase; S4 domain~TIGRFAM: pseudouridine synthase~COGs: COG1187 16S rRNA uridine-516 pseudouridylate synthase and related pseudouridylate synthase~InterPro IPR002942:IPR018496:IPR006145:IPR000748~KEGG: syp:SYNPCC7002_A2357 RNA pseudouridylate synthase~PFAM: pseudouridine synthase; RNA-binding S4 domain protein~SMART: RNA-binding S4 domain protein~SPTR: Pseudouridine synthase): MVDRVQKILREWGVASRREAERMILAGKVKVNGHIIALGDKANPARDKIEVEGKVLSRRNRPQLVYILLNKPRGVISTCDDPKKRETVLDLLNPELQLGQGIHPVGRLDRDSTGALILSNDGDFTLSLTHPRYHLPKTYQVWLRGSMPDDVIKKWSDGFMWEGKQTLPAPIVVKKRTVSKTLIEIVLSEGRNRQIRRIADLFGYPVISLHRSAIAFIRLGNLKIGESRFLTAAEVNKLSIIAHKGKK; encoded by the coding sequence ATGGTTGATAGAGTACAGAAAATTTTGAGAGAGTGGGGAGTGGCTTCCCGCAGAGAGGCGGAAAGGATGATTTTGGCGGGAAAGGTGAAGGTTAATGGTCATATTATCGCTTTGGGAGATAAGGCAAATCCTGCACGGGATAAAATAGAGGTGGAGGGTAAAGTTTTAAGTCGTCGAAATCGCCCCCAATTAGTTTATATTTTGTTGAATAAACCTAGAGGTGTTATTTCTACTTGTGATGATCCAAAAAAAAGAGAAACTGTTTTAGATTTATTAAATCCTGAGCTACAATTGGGACAGGGTATTCATCCTGTCGGTAGGTTGGATCGAGATTCTACTGGGGCTTTAATTCTTAGTAATGATGGTGATTTTACTCTCAGTTTGACTCATCCTCGTTACCATTTACCGAAGACTTACCAAGTTTGGCTTAGGGGTAGTATGCCAGATGATGTTATCAAAAAATGGTCCGATGGTTTTATGTGGGAAGGAAAACAAACTCTACCAGCACCTATCGTCGTCAAGAAAAGGACTGTTTCTAAAACTCTGATTGAAATTGTCCTCAGTGAAGGACGAAATCGTCAAATTAGACGTATTGCTGATCTTTTTGGTTATCCTGTTATTAGTTTACACCGAAGTGCGATCGCCTTTATCCGTTTAGGAAATTTAAAGATAGGGGAAAGTCGTTTTTTAACTGCTGCAGAGGTGAACAAATTGAGTATAATTGCCCATAAAGGAAAAAAATAA
- a CDS encoding hypothetical protein (PFAM: Helix-turn-helix~COGs: COG1426 conserved hypothetical protein~KEGG: cyc:PCC7424_4317 hypothetical protein~SPTR: Putative uncharacterized protein) — MLKLFTDQKNVEVDYNQLRQEELDRISVLLQEKRQSQGWDIESVSNKIHITKNVLRAIENADLYRLPEPVFIKELLKKYSDFLEINIEENIDNFPIKKNKKYKNKSSYKSIINPLNLNINFNSKYLYIIYIALLFFSVKSLNEMLQPTPFTTQDSIENQNLNSQSEESTITDNPQTPSQNETENSTIPVVEENISHPEQLKVNLKAQDDSWVRVIIDGDTEFEGILTKGTEREWVAKREFTIRAGNAGGLLISVNEETPKQIGQLGQVEEITLNL; from the coding sequence ATGCTAAAACTTTTTACTGATCAAAAAAACGTTGAGGTTGATTATAATCAACTACGTCAAGAGGAATTGGATAGGATTAGTGTCTTGTTGCAGGAAAAGAGACAATCCCAAGGATGGGATATTGAATCCGTTTCTAACAAAATTCATATTACTAAAAATGTCTTAAGGGCGATCGAAAATGCTGATTTATACCGATTGCCTGAACCTGTATTCATTAAGGAATTATTAAAAAAATATTCTGATTTTTTAGAAATAAATATTGAGGAAAATATTGATAATTTTCCTATCAAAAAGAACAAAAAATATAAAAATAAATCTTCTTATAAAAGTATTATTAATCCTCTCAATCTTAATATTAATTTTAACAGTAAATACTTATATATAATCTATATAGCTCTTTTATTTTTCTCCGTAAAAAGTCTTAATGAGATGTTGCAACCAACACCTTTTACGACTCAGGATTCTATAGAAAATCAGAATCTTAATAGTCAATCAGAAGAATCTACCATAACTGATAATCCTCAAACTCCATCTCAAAATGAAACAGAAAATTCTACTATTCCAGTTGTAGAAGAAAATATCAGTCATCCAGAACAATTAAAAGTTAATCTCAAAGCCCAAGATGATTCTTGGGTGAGGGTTATTATTGATGGTGATACAGAATTTGAGGGAATTTTGACTAAAGGTACGGAGAGAGAATGGGTTGCCAAAAGAGAATTTACCATTAGGGCAGGTAATGCAGGAGGTTTATTAATTAGTGTTAATGAAGAAACCCCTAAACAAATTGGACAATTAGGACAAGTTGAAGAAATTACCTTAAATTTATAA
- a CDS encoding glycosyl transferase family 2 (PFAM: Glycosyl transferase family 2~COGs: COG1216 glycosyltransferase~InterPro IPR001173~KEGG: ava:Ava_2064 glycosyl transferase family protein~PFAM: glycosyl transferase family 2~SPTR: Glycosyl transferase, family 2) encodes MFFSVVIPTYNRLPILQKCLRALEQQNYDSSLIDGYEIVVVDDGSTDDTISWIETEKDHLPHVNLFQQNHEGAAIARNLGIEKAQGDLIIFIDSDLVVTSSFLDAHAQSLLKAQRKLGHDRIFTYGAVINTANFDNPTSEPYKITDYSAAYFATGNVAIAKKWLEQAGKFDPSFRQYGWEDLELGVRLKKLGLKLIKTPQAVGYHWHPPFNLQQIPQLIDQEIQRGKMGVVFYQKHPTYEVKMMIQMTWIHRLLWGILSLGGRLNEKTMKPLLQWLIDQGKPQLALEIARIFLNWYNVQGVYQAYNSTK; translated from the coding sequence GTGTTTTTTAGTGTTGTTATTCCTACCTACAATCGTCTGCCGATTTTACAAAAGTGTCTTCGGGCATTAGAGCAACAGAATTATGATTCTTCTTTAATTGATGGTTATGAAATTGTGGTGGTGGATGATGGTTCTACGGATGATACTATTAGTTGGATTGAAACAGAAAAAGACCATCTTCCCCATGTTAACCTTTTTCAACAAAACCATGAGGGGGCTGCGATCGCCCGTAACTTAGGTATTGAGAAAGCCCAAGGGGATTTGATTATTTTCATTGACAGCGATTTGGTGGTCACTTCCAGTTTCCTTGATGCCCATGCCCAAAGTTTGCTCAAAGCCCAACGAAAACTAGGACACGATCGCATTTTTACCTATGGAGCAGTAATTAACACCGCTAACTTTGATAATCCTACCTCAGAACCTTACAAAATTACTGATTATTCCGCCGCTTATTTTGCTACAGGAAATGTGGCGATCGCCAAAAAATGGTTAGAACAAGCAGGAAAATTTGATCCTAGCTTCCGTCAATATGGCTGGGAAGACCTAGAATTGGGAGTCAGACTAAAAAAATTAGGGCTAAAACTAATCAAAACTCCCCAAGCAGTGGGCTATCATTGGCATCCCCCCTTCAATTTACAACAAATACCACAATTGATCGATCAAGAGATTCAACGGGGAAAAATGGGAGTGGTATTCTATCAAAAACATCCCACCTATGAAGTAAAAATGATGATTCAAATGACTTGGATTCATCGCCTACTATGGGGCATTCTATCCCTAGGGGGAAGACTTAATGAAAAAACCATGAAACCCTTACTACAATGGCTAATTGATCAAGGAAAACCGCAACTAGCCCTAGAAATAGCCCGTATTTTTCTCAACTGGTACAACGTCCAAGGAGTTTACCAAGCCTACAATTCAACCAAATAA
- a CDS encoding Fibronectin-binding A domain protein (PFAM: Domain of unknown function (DUF814); Fibronectin-binding protein A N-terminus (FbpA)~COGs: COG1293 RNA-binding protein homologous to eukaryotic snRNP~InterPro IPR008616:IPR008532~KEGG: cyc:PCC7424_0710 fibronectin-binding A domain protein~PFAM: Fibronectin-binding A domain protein; protein of unknown function DUF814~SPTR: Putative uncharacterized protein), which yields MQPVDYTTLVAICHSLNSQSIPSRLEQVYQCDRTSISLCLRSLKKKSWLTIAWHPQAARICIGNPPPRKKDTFTFSEQLRHLISGYALIGVNIVSEWERVVDFQFAQRPNEKPLYHLYVEVMGKYSNVILTNAQQQIITVAKQITSAKSSVRTVETSQTYQLPPPLTGNTPKIEESFSSWQETVNLIPGRLDKQLIKAYRGVSPTIAKELITQAHISLPIENHQLTPSQWESLYQQWQKWLTTIEQKTFYPHTTPSGYSVFPPHGQEETAKEDLHQVIDHYYTQKINQENFQQLQQQLQQKIKNIIKKLKVKADKYQDKINQSANSEIYRTQADLLMANLHQWRIGSQSITLDDFTTGKPVKIELAPDKNAIQNAQSLYKKHQKLKRAKDAVKPLLQEVNEEINYLQQTLNNVLQLENNDSEDFNTLEEIKAELITQKYIEDNQYRQSNGNEESKPRVFKTPSNFEILVGRNNRQNDVLVSRIATDYDLWFHAQEIPGSHVLLRLNAGDIPEEKDLQYAANIAAYYSQARESDQVPVIYTKPKYVYKPKGAKPGMVIYSNQTVIWGKSLDFSGEALTA from the coding sequence ATGCAACCCGTTGATTACACAACCTTAGTGGCGATTTGCCATTCCCTCAATTCTCAATCTATACCATCTCGTTTAGAACAGGTGTATCAGTGCGATCGCACCTCCATCTCCCTTTGTTTACGTAGCCTCAAGAAAAAATCATGGTTAACCATTGCTTGGCATCCCCAAGCCGCCAGAATATGTATAGGAAATCCTCCCCCCCGCAAAAAAGATACCTTTACCTTTAGTGAACAACTACGCCATCTTATAAGTGGCTATGCTTTAATTGGGGTTAATATTGTCAGCGAATGGGAAAGGGTGGTGGATTTTCAATTTGCCCAACGCCCCAACGAAAAACCCCTCTATCATCTTTATGTAGAAGTGATGGGGAAATATAGCAACGTGATTTTGACCAATGCCCAACAACAAATTATCACCGTTGCCAAACAAATCACCTCAGCCAAATCTAGTGTGCGCACCGTAGAAACTAGCCAAACCTACCAACTACCCCCTCCCCTCACAGGCAACACCCCCAAAATAGAAGAATCTTTTTCTTCATGGCAAGAAACCGTCAACCTTATCCCCGGCAGACTAGATAAACAACTAATTAAAGCCTACCGAGGAGTAAGCCCCACCATTGCCAAAGAGTTAATCACTCAAGCCCATATTTCATTACCCATCGAAAACCATCAACTAACCCCATCTCAATGGGAAAGTCTTTATCAACAATGGCAAAAATGGTTGACAACCATCGAGCAAAAAACCTTTTATCCCCATACCACCCCATCAGGTTATAGCGTTTTTCCTCCCCATGGACAAGAAGAAACAGCCAAAGAAGACTTACACCAAGTAATTGACCATTATTATACTCAAAAAATTAATCAAGAAAACTTCCAACAACTCCAGCAACAACTACAACAAAAGATCAAAAATATTATCAAAAAACTGAAAGTAAAAGCCGATAAATATCAAGATAAAATCAATCAATCTGCTAACTCCGAAATTTATCGCACCCAAGCAGATTTATTAATGGCAAATCTTCATCAGTGGCGCATCGGTAGTCAATCCATTACCCTTGATGATTTTACCACAGGAAAACCAGTCAAAATTGAACTAGCTCCTGATAAAAATGCCATTCAAAATGCTCAATCTTTGTATAAAAAACATCAAAAATTAAAAAGAGCAAAAGATGCCGTAAAACCATTATTACAAGAAGTGAATGAAGAGATAAACTATCTCCAACAAACTTTAAATAATGTTTTACAACTTGAAAATAATGATTCAGAAGACTTTAACACCCTAGAAGAAATAAAAGCTGAATTAATCACTCAAAAATATATAGAAGATAACCAATATAGACAGTCTAATGGTAACGAAGAATCTAAACCTCGAGTTTTTAAAACTCCCTCCAATTTTGAGATTTTGGTAGGAAGAAATAACCGTCAAAATGATGTGTTAGTTTCTCGCATTGCCACAGATTATGACTTGTGGTTTCATGCCCAAGAAATCCCCGGCTCCCATGTTTTATTAAGATTAAATGCAGGAGATATTCCCGAAGAAAAAGACTTACAATATGCAGCTAATATTGCGGCTTATTATAGTCAAGCAAGGGAAAGTGATCAAGTACCCGTAATTTATACTAAACCGAAATATGTTTATAAGCCAAAGGGTGCTAAACCGGGTATGGTAATTTATAGTAATCAAACGGTAATTTGGGGTAAATCTTTGGATTTTTCTGGTGAAGCATTAACCGCATAA
- a CDS encoding hypothetical protein (KEGG: mpe:MYPE6470 DNA topoisomerase IV subunit A~SPTR: Putative uncharacterized protein): MEIIAGVIGIIIGAAVMFFVGKDKVNPDQIEQEKQKALKQAEQDFETRKQELIASLRQEYQAESAQAISLQQETYENQIQALNSQISELQGQNNQLQNALNEAQQPSVDTNELESAQSEIESLKAQIAQLQAIETEVESLRNRNAQVEEEKQNLEQSYQAQIQELSNNYQQELESQINAIRAEYENSEDLVDTELDLQPSDLGAVIPADYADNLTEEKESSFAQEAQEVSEEIAEDTQEGIAEFTENAEEFGAEVQEGIAEFAENAEEFGAEAQEGIAEFAQESQEFMGAVVEDAQESFVEFVDGTEEFTQEVGSTMEEMGDEFSSMVDDIMGDDSSEGEIPEDSNDDFDFSMVGEDESEEIAAVESSDADVEMFGDIDTELSDTDDDIIDFDSFDTSDDLTPVEDEDQELNFADLEIDDSSSADGDDFSLDLDLSEDDDNEEFDLGNLIDDTDDTQKTEINPFELDDSESDDDEIEFDLDALLDEDIESK; the protein is encoded by the coding sequence ATGGAAATAATTGCAGGTGTCATAGGGATTATTATCGGTGCGGCAGTAATGTTTTTTGTTGGCAAAGATAAAGTAAATCCAGATCAAATAGAACAAGAAAAACAAAAAGCCCTCAAACAAGCAGAACAAGATTTTGAAACCAGAAAACAAGAATTAATCGCATCCCTTAGACAAGAGTATCAGGCAGAATCAGCCCAAGCTATCTCCCTACAACAAGAAACCTATGAAAATCAAATTCAAGCCCTTAATAGTCAAATAAGCGAACTACAAGGGCAAAATAATCAATTACAAAACGCTTTAAACGAAGCTCAACAACCCTCTGTTGACACCAACGAACTAGAATCTGCCCAGAGCGAAATAGAATCTCTCAAGGCTCAAATAGCCCAATTACAAGCCATTGAGACAGAAGTAGAATCCCTGCGCAATAGAAATGCTCAAGTAGAAGAGGAAAAACAAAACCTAGAACAGAGTTATCAAGCTCAAATTCAAGAACTTAGTAACAACTATCAACAAGAATTAGAAAGTCAAATCAACGCCATTAGGGCAGAGTACGAAAACTCAGAGGATTTAGTAGATACCGAATTAGACTTACAACCTAGCGACTTAGGCGCAGTTATTCCTGCTGATTATGCCGATAACCTGACAGAGGAAAAAGAATCTTCCTTTGCCCAAGAAGCCCAAGAGGTGAGCGAGGAAATAGCGGAAGATACTCAAGAAGGTATTGCTGAGTTTACCGAAAATGCAGAGGAATTTGGTGCCGAAGTTCAAGAAGGTATTGCTGAATTTGCTGAAAATGCGGAAGAATTTGGTGCTGAAGCTCAAGAAGGTATTGCCGAATTTGCCCAAGAATCTCAAGAATTCATGGGGGCAGTGGTAGAAGACGCTCAAGAGTCCTTTGTTGAATTTGTTGATGGTACAGAAGAGTTTACCCAAGAAGTTGGCTCGACCATGGAAGAAATGGGAGATGAATTTTCCAGCATGGTAGATGATATTATGGGTGACGATTCTTCTGAAGGTGAAATTCCTGAAGATAGTAACGATGACTTTGATTTTTCCATGGTAGGGGAAGACGAGTCGGAAGAAATTGCTGCGGTGGAAAGTAGTGATGCTGATGTGGAAATGTTTGGAGACATTGACACGGAATTATCTGATACTGATGATGACATCATTGATTTTGATTCCTTTGATACTTCCGATGATCTAACCCCCGTAGAAGATGAAGATCAGGAGTTAAATTTTGCTGATTTAGAAATTGATGATTCTTCGTCGGCTGACGGTGATGATTTCAGTTTAGATCTAGATTTGTCGGAGGATGATGATAATGAAGAGTTTGATCTCGGGAATTTAATTGATGATACTGATGATACCCAGAAAACCGAGATTAACCCCTTCGAGTTGGATGATTCTGAATCTGATGACGATGAAATTGAATTTGATTTAGATGCTTTATTGGATGAAGATATTGAGAGTAAATAG
- a CDS encoding Rhodanese domain protein (PFAM: Rhodanese-like domain~COGs: COG1054 sulfurtransferase~InterPro IPR001763:IPR020936~KEGG: cyt:cce_1980 hypothetical protein~PFAM: Rhodanese domain protein~SMART: Rhodanese domain protein~SPTR: UPF0176 protein cce_1980): MKFTFASFYHFTPLKDLEILQDKLLNLCNQLAIKGTILIAEEGINSNIVGNEEAIKKVVSEIKKILNEQEFDVKYSDTNDIPFERMKVKIKKEIITFGVPEANPHEQVGTYLSPREWNELIAQPDVKLVDTRNDYEVEIGTFKKAENPQIKSFREFNDYIEENLSENKEQKVALFCTGGIRCEKVTALMLKRGFKEVYHLKGGILKYLEEIPETESLWEGECFVFDDRVAVKHGLEEGSYQLSECGNPVKKQ, translated from the coding sequence ATGAAATTTACCTTTGCTTCTTTTTACCATTTCACCCCCTTAAAAGATCTCGAAATTTTGCAAGACAAGCTATTAAATTTATGTAATCAGTTGGCGATAAAAGGCACTATCTTAATAGCAGAAGAGGGAATAAATAGTAATATCGTAGGTAATGAAGAGGCGATTAAAAAAGTTGTTTCTGAAATAAAAAAAATTCTCAATGAGCAGGAATTTGATGTTAAATATTCCGATACTAACGACATACCTTTTGAGAGAATGAAGGTAAAAATCAAAAAGGAAATCATTACTTTTGGTGTTCCTGAAGCCAATCCCCATGAGCAGGTAGGCACTTATTTATCTCCCCGTGAATGGAATGAATTAATTGCTCAACCTGATGTGAAATTGGTTGATACCCGTAATGATTATGAAGTGGAAATAGGTACTTTTAAAAAAGCAGAAAATCCTCAAATCAAATCTTTTCGAGAATTTAATGATTATATTGAAGAGAATTTGAGTGAAAATAAAGAGCAAAAGGTGGCTTTATTTTGTACGGGGGGAATCCGTTGCGAGAAAGTTACGGCTTTGATGTTGAAGCGTGGTTTTAAAGAAGTTTATCATCTCAAGGGTGGCATTTTAAAATACCTCGAGGAAATACCTGAAACCGAAAGTCTCTGGGAAGGGGAATGTTTTGTTTTTGATGACCGAGTAGCTGTTAAACATGGTTTAGAAGAGGGTAGTTATCAATTGTCTGAATGTGGTAATCCCGTAAAAAAACAATAA